From Saprospiraceae bacterium, one genomic window encodes:
- a CDS encoding cupin-like domain-containing protein — MILKAIEKRSNVSKKEFENQYLKANKPVVFKDLIQDWPAYSKWDFEYFIQKYGEVEIPIYDQSFSKAGKSYMSPTGRMLLGDYLRLIQNGSSNIRIFLLNILALIPELKNDLGKLSIMDGFIDSLPFMFFGGKGAYTKIHYDLDCSHVFLTHFQTKKRVLLFAPDQSDLLGPVPFTVGCLINPIDPDEGKYPGLKYLRGYETTLEHGETLFMPSKFWHHIEYTESGFSIAYRAFDSVAQRLNGIFHITQHMMVDRSMNFLLGDKWAQWKVDQAKSKQRLPTMA; from the coding sequence ATGATACTCAAGGCTATCGAAAAACGAAGCAATGTTTCTAAAAAAGAATTTGAAAATCAATATTTAAAGGCGAACAAACCGGTGGTTTTTAAGGATCTGATCCAGGATTGGCCAGCTTATTCGAAATGGGACTTTGAATATTTCATTCAAAAGTATGGAGAGGTAGAAATTCCAATTTATGACCAAAGTTTCTCAAAAGCCGGTAAGAGCTATATGTCGCCGACAGGCCGAATGTTATTGGGTGATTATCTCAGATTGATCCAAAATGGCTCTTCCAATATTCGGATCTTTCTTCTCAATATTCTAGCCCTGATTCCAGAACTAAAAAATGATTTGGGTAAGCTCAGCATCATGGATGGGTTCATTGATTCACTGCCTTTTATGTTTTTTGGCGGTAAAGGGGCCTATACCAAAATCCATTATGATCTCGACTGCTCCCATGTTTTTTTGACCCATTTCCAGACGAAAAAAAGGGTTTTGTTGTTTGCTCCTGATCAATCGGACCTTCTGGGACCAGTTCCCTTTACCGTAGGTTGTTTGATAAATCCGATCGATCCTGATGAAGGAAAATATCCAGGCCTAAAATACCTCAGGGGTTATGAAACCACCCTGGAGCATGGAGAAACTTTGTTTATGCCTTCGAAGTTTTGGCATCATATCGAATATACCGAATCCGGATTTTCAATTGCTTATAGGGCTTTTGACTCGGTGGCGCAAAGATTAAATGGTATCTTTCACATCACTCAGCACATGATGGTGGACCGGAGCATGAATTTTTTACTGGGCGATAAATGGGCTCAGTGGAAAGTCGATCAGGCCAAAAGCAAACAGCGACTTCCCACCATGGCATGA
- a CDS encoding phosphoribosylformylglycinamidine cyclo-ligase: protein MAKRYESLGVSASKSEVEKAIRSLDKGLVENAFCKVLPDTMGGDPLYCNLMHADTAGTKTNLAYLWWKETADLSVWKNIAQDALVMNLDDLACTGASSPVTVSSTIGRNKHLIPGEIIEAIIQGTEELLRMYRDFGIEILSGGGETADVGDIVRTIDVGITAFCRLPLKDILPIDIKPGDLVIGLASYGQAVYEKEYNSGIGSNGLTAARHDLLSKYYLEHFPETVAPQTNPAHAYTGPFRITDQSDSGHIIGRLLCSPTRTYVPFLHELIHHRQIRPHGIIHLTGGAHTKVKKFIRNLKIIKDQLIPAPPVFSLIARHSLCSPDELYEVYNMGQRLEIYCIPEDANQILKTAKDFGIEASVIGRVESSKDTTVELHTAQGIFQY, encoded by the coding sequence ATGGCAAAAAGATATGAATCGCTGGGAGTTTCAGCCTCCAAGTCTGAAGTGGAAAAGGCCATCAGGTCTCTGGACAAGGGTTTGGTCGAAAATGCTTTTTGCAAGGTCCTCCCGGATACCATGGGTGGAGATCCTCTATACTGTAATCTGATGCACGCTGATACCGCTGGTACAAAAACCAATCTGGCTTATCTTTGGTGGAAGGAAACCGCTGACCTCTCGGTTTGGAAAAACATTGCTCAGGATGCCCTTGTCATGAATTTAGACGATCTTGCCTGTACAGGGGCCAGTTCTCCCGTAACAGTGTCCTCGACCATTGGTCGCAACAAGCACCTGATTCCCGGGGAAATCATTGAAGCCATCATTCAAGGCACGGAAGAACTCCTCCGTATGTACCGAGACTTTGGGATTGAAATTTTGTCCGGTGGCGGAGAAACAGCAGATGTGGGTGACATCGTCCGGACCATTGATGTTGGTATAACCGCTTTTTGCCGCCTTCCGCTCAAGGATATTTTACCCATCGATATAAAACCTGGAGATCTGGTCATCGGATTGGCTTCTTATGGTCAGGCTGTCTATGAAAAGGAGTACAACAGTGGGATTGGATCCAACGGGTTGACAGCCGCAAGACACGATTTGCTATCAAAATACTATTTGGAGCATTTCCCGGAGACGGTAGCGCCACAAACCAATCCGGCACACGCCTATACAGGACCTTTTAGGATAACAGATCAATCGGATTCCGGACACATAATAGGTCGTTTGCTTTGTTCTCCGACACGGACTTATGTTCCTTTTTTACACGAATTGATTCATCACAGACAGATCCGACCCCACGGCATTATTCATCTCACTGGTGGGGCCCATACAAAAGTCAAAAAGTTTATCAGAAATTTAAAAATTATCAAAGACCAATTAATCCCGGCACCTCCGGTTTTTTCGCTGATTGCACGACATTCTTTATGTTCACCGGACGAATTGTATGAGGTGTACAACATGGGGCAACGGCTGGAAATCTATTGTATTCCGGAGGATGCCAATCAAATTTTGAAAACTGCAAAAGATTTTGGCATTGAAGCATCTGTCATTGGCAGAGTTGAATCAAGTAAAGATACCACGGTTGAATTGCACACGGCTCAGGGAATTTTTCAATATTGA
- a CDS encoding acyl transferase, with translation MVGEEIIARIFGKADFDFEELAMEIFKIQSIKNEVYKNYLHQLRIEPENVKYLNKIPFLPVDFFKYHDIKTGNWKEEKYFLSSGTTDAQRSKHCIKNLQDYHRMTEICLEMFISDIREYSIYGLLPGYIQNQHSSLIEMVRHFIEKSGKADYRERIFADFSLLSQALKKEKSNGSKILLFGVSFALLDFGEAHPLSYEPLTIIETGGMKTHRRDFSKEYILKKMQLNFPKSMIYSEYGMTEMMSQAYATDGMWYSLPSHARVFIRNSEDPFGEFIINRQGRVNVIDLGNLHSCCFLETADLGISNANQQFKIMGRIQNASIRGCNLMYEY, from the coding sequence ATGGTTGGCGAAGAAATAATAGCGCGGATTTTTGGTAAAGCAGACTTTGACTTTGAAGAATTGGCGATGGAAATTTTTAAAATCCAGTCCATTAAAAACGAAGTTTATAAAAATTATCTCCACCAACTAAGAATAGAACCGGAAAATGTAAAATATTTAAACAAAATACCTTTTTTGCCGGTGGATTTTTTTAAATACCACGACATTAAAACGGGAAATTGGAAAGAGGAAAAATATTTTCTGTCCTCTGGCACTACCGATGCCCAACGTTCGAAACATTGTATAAAAAATCTACAAGACTATCATCGAATGACAGAGATTTGTTTGGAAATGTTTATTTCAGATATTCGAGAATACAGTATTTACGGATTGTTACCTGGATACATTCAAAATCAACATTCGTCCCTGATAGAAATGGTTCGGCATTTTATAGAAAAATCAGGTAAAGCTGATTATAGAGAAAGAATATTCGCAGATTTTAGTTTGTTGAGCCAGGCTTTGAAAAAGGAAAAATCAAATGGATCAAAAATTTTATTGTTTGGAGTGAGTTTTGCATTATTGGATTTTGGGGAAGCGCATCCACTTAGTTATGAACCATTGACCATCATCGAAACAGGTGGAATGAAAACCCACAGACGTGATTTTTCCAAGGAATATATTCTAAAAAAAATGCAACTCAATTTTCCAAAAAGTATGATCTATTCAGAGTATGGCATGACAGAGATGATGTCGCAGGCTTATGCCACCGATGGAATGTGGTATTCACTCCCATCCCATGCAAGGGTATTCATCAGAAATTCAGAAGACCCTTTTGGAGAATTTATCATCAACCGGCAGGGTAGGGTCAATGTCATCGATTTGGGCAATTTGCACAGTTGTTGTTTTCTGGAAACCGCAGACCTGGGTATATCCAATGCCAATCAACAGTTTAAAATAATGGGTAGAATTCAGAATGCGAGCATCAGAGGATGCAACTTAATGTATGAGTATTAA
- the pfkA gene encoding 6-phosphofructokinase translates to MNRIGVFTSGGDAPGMNAAIRAIYRRANHYDLHIYAILRGFEGMIDGDIRRLEDDDVRNIIHHGGTFIRTARSKRFLESEGRKTAYENLKAFDIDALVAIGGNGTFTGCQIFSEEYEIPAIGIPGTIDNDLYGSDFTLGFDTAVNTAVQAVDKIRDTADSHNRLFIIEVMGRHSGYIALYTALASGASAFIIPEDATDLETLVRQLQQAQRRKKLFSLVISAEGNKLGNAYNLSQQIKNLMPEQDIRVTVIGHLQRGGAPTAADRILAARLGHASVDALMQGQRNVMAGIINDHICFTPFKESVTLSKQPSGEMIDLTRMLGI, encoded by the coding sequence ATTAACAGGATTGGTGTTTTTACGTCCGGAGGCGATGCACCGGGAATGAACGCAGCAATCAGGGCTATTTACAGAAGGGCAAATCATTACGACCTGCATATTTATGCCATACTGCGAGGCTTTGAAGGCATGATCGATGGCGATATTCGGAGGTTGGAAGACGATGATGTGCGCAACATTATTCACCACGGCGGCACTTTTATCAGAACTGCCAGAAGTAAGAGGTTTTTGGAGAGTGAGGGGCGCAAAACAGCCTATGAAAACCTAAAGGCCTTTGACATTGATGCTCTGGTGGCAATTGGAGGAAATGGCACTTTTACAGGGTGCCAGATATTCTCAGAAGAATACGAGATACCTGCCATTGGAATTCCGGGTACCATTGACAATGATTTGTATGGCTCAGATTTTACCCTGGGATTTGACACAGCTGTTAATACCGCCGTGCAGGCCGTGGATAAAATCCGGGATACTGCAGATTCCCACAACCGACTTTTTATCATCGAAGTGATGGGCAGACATTCTGGTTATATCGCTTTGTATACTGCTTTGGCATCCGGGGCCAGCGCATTTATCATTCCCGAAGATGCGACAGACTTAGAAACACTGGTTCGGCAACTACAACAAGCTCAGAGAAGAAAAAAATTGTTTAGTTTGGTCATCTCTGCAGAAGGAAATAAACTCGGAAATGCTTACAACCTGAGTCAGCAGATTAAAAACCTCATGCCTGAACAAGATATCAGGGTAACGGTCATTGGTCATTTACAGCGAGGAGGTGCGCCAACTGCAGCTGACCGAATACTCGCCGCAAGATTGGGACATGCTTCTGTGGATGCGCTCATGCAAGGTCAGCGAAATGTAATGGCAGGAATTATAAATGATCATATTTGTTTTACTCCTTTTAAAGAAAGTGTGACTTTATCCAAGCAACCATCCGGGGAAATGATTGATCTTACAAGGATGCTGGGAATATAG
- a CDS encoding NAD-binding protein produces the protein MNKITVIGAGTMGNGIAHVFAQYGYQVTLCDISEKALEKALATIDKNLGRMVEKGKITPDIHRKAIENIRTQTSMQEAVKEAELVVEAATENIDLKLKIFKELDACAPPDCILATNTSSISITKIAGVTSRPSSVIGMHFMNPVPVMRLVEIIRGYSTRAEVCATIVKMTKAIDKIPVEVYDYPGFVTNRILMTMINEAIYTLFEGVGNVDEIDSIMRLGMAHPMGPLQLADFIGLDVCLSILRVLYDGFGNQKYAPCPLLINMVNAGQLGIKSGEGFYDYSKGGKELVVSQKFLQRFKHD, from the coding sequence ATGAATAAAATAACAGTTATTGGAGCAGGAACCATGGGGAATGGGATTGCCCATGTATTTGCTCAATATGGATACCAGGTCACCTTGTGCGATATTTCAGAGAAAGCCCTTGAGAAGGCATTGGCCACCATTGATAAAAACCTTGGCAGAATGGTCGAAAAAGGGAAAATCACCCCTGACATTCATCGGAAGGCCATTGAAAATATCCGAACCCAAACATCGATGCAGGAAGCCGTCAAAGAGGCAGAACTGGTCGTTGAAGCTGCAACAGAAAACATCGATCTTAAACTCAAGATATTTAAAGAACTGGACGCATGCGCGCCTCCGGATTGCATTTTGGCAACCAACACTTCCTCCATTTCTATAACGAAGATCGCAGGTGTAACCAGCAGACCTTCTTCAGTGATCGGTATGCATTTTATGAACCCGGTGCCGGTCATGCGACTGGTAGAAATCATCCGGGGATATTCTACCAGGGCAGAGGTCTGTGCCACGATTGTCAAAATGACCAAAGCCATTGATAAAATTCCGGTCGAAGTCTATGATTATCCGGGATTTGTCACCAACAGAATCCTAATGACCATGATCAATGAAGCAATCTATACGCTTTTTGAAGGGGTCGGCAACGTGGATGAAATTGACAGCATTATGAGGCTGGGAATGGCGCATCCTATGGGCCCACTGCAATTGGCTGACTTCATAGGTTTAGATGTTTGTCTTTCCATTCTAAGGGTTTTGTACGACGGATTTGGAAATCAGAAATACGCTCCTTGTCCATTGCTTATCAACATGGTCAACGCCGGCCAGCTAGGCATTAAATCCGGAGAGGGATTCTACGATTATTCAAAGGGAGGTAAAGAATTGGTCGTCAGTCAAAAGTTCCTCCAAAGGTTTAAACATGACTAA
- a CDS encoding DUF983 domain-containing protein, translated as MTKLTAIFWLKCPACWKGNLFVRGSNPFSFFFEMHQKCPHCGENLMREPGFYFGSMFLSYIMTGFFSLAVVGSLILGFGLDWRWAMFVLAIILIGLYAFIYKFSRSLWIHLFVSKK; from the coding sequence ATGACTAAATTAACTGCTATCTTTTGGTTGAAATGTCCCGCCTGTTGGAAGGGAAATTTATTTGTCAGGGGCTCTAATCCTTTCTCATTTTTCTTTGAAATGCATCAAAAATGTCCTCATTGCGGTGAGAATTTGATGAGGGAGCCAGGATTTTATTTTGGATCAATGTTTCTATCCTATATTATGACTGGATTTTTTTCTCTGGCAGTTGTAGGAAGTTTAATCCTGGGATTTGGACTGGATTGGAGATGGGCCATGTTTGTTTTGGCTATTATTCTCATAGGGCTGTATGCTTTCATTTACAAATTTTCAAGATCCTTGTGGATACACTTATTTGTTTCCAAAAAATAA
- a CDS encoding T9SS type A sorting domain-containing protein produces the protein MKKHISPLVFILIGSFLQAQTIQFQFCGKTATVTPSTDPGGNDQREKASIHLDFIKIGQIGNSKTNPVYVLGETGVNSVSFATKVIADKCENNTNQTNCSGCTTCTTVTSSTNGDLGNISGKILGNAKVETKNNSFVMMSTNVNNLICYETNKINISTLSGKKAEITVKYEGRSQGFAVHNISLNYRYNNDNYFVTPFFFNKNSNNVGVFEETYVIIANVPVGVEDLSKKLSFELTPNPVREELLVSLETYEKFDATISILDENGREHKAVQKNLEPGASNLSIGVADLPAGWYLLKIADQDGRISTKKFTRI, from the coding sequence ATGAAAAAACACATCTCCCCCCTTGTTTTTATTTTGATCGGGTCATTTCTCCAGGCTCAGACCATTCAATTTCAATTTTGTGGAAAAACCGCCACTGTAACTCCTTCTACAGACCCAGGTGGCAACGATCAAAGAGAAAAAGCCTCTATCCATCTGGATTTTATCAAAATCGGTCAGATTGGTAATTCAAAGACGAATCCGGTTTATGTACTGGGTGAGACTGGCGTAAATTCTGTCAGTTTTGCCACAAAGGTCATAGCCGACAAATGTGAAAATAACACCAATCAAACCAATTGTTCTGGTTGCACAACCTGTACTACTGTAACTTCAAGCACAAACGGGGACCTTGGAAACATCTCTGGTAAAATACTGGGTAACGCAAAAGTTGAAACAAAAAACAACAGCTTTGTAATGATGAGCACCAATGTCAACAATCTGATTTGTTACGAAACCAATAAAATTAATATTTCAACTTTAAGTGGTAAAAAAGCAGAAATTACGGTAAAATATGAAGGCAGAAGTCAGGGATTTGCAGTCCACAACATCAGCTTAAACTACCGTTACAACAACGATAATTATTTCGTAACTCCATTTTTCTTCAACAAAAACAGCAACAATGTTGGTGTATTTGAAGAAACTTATGTCATCATCGCCAATGTGCCGGTAGGAGTTGAAGACCTGAGTAAAAAATTGAGCTTTGAATTAACGCCCAATCCAGTGAGAGAAGAACTTTTGGTGAGTTTGGAAACCTATGAAAAATTTGATGCCACCATCAGTATTTTGGATGAAAATGGCAGGGAACACAAAGCCGTCCAAAAGAATCTGGAACCAGGTGCATCCAATTTGTCCATTGGTGTAGCGGATCTTCCTGCCGGATGGTATCTGCTTAAAATAGCAGATCAGGATGGCAGAATCAGTACTAAAAAATTTACGAGGATTTAA
- the rocD gene encoding ornithine--oxo-acid transaminase: protein MMSMAEIIISSAEKFIELEDSYGAHNYHPLPVVLKRGLGAVVWDVDDKEYLDFLSAYSAVNQGHCHPRLVKAMIQQAEVLTLTSRAFHNNLLGEYEFMMHKVFGYDKLLPMNTGAEAVETAIKLCRKWAYQIKGITENKANIIVFEGNFHGRTMGPVSMSTDPESYSGFGPYLPGFIKIPFNDLDALAKALEEPNVAGFLFEPIQGEAGVKMLAEGFLAKAFDLCRGKGVLFIADEIQTGLARTGRMLACDHEHIRPDIVILGKALSGGLLPISAVLADDEIMLCIQPGQHGSTFGGNPLACAVAMQAIGVILDEDLAGRADVLGLRLRKGLQAISEKHKIIKEVRGKGLLNAIEINQPEDSKLAWNLCLKMAERGLLAKPTHGNIIRLAPPLVISEAQIDLALEIIQSSLLD, encoded by the coding sequence ATGATGTCAATGGCTGAGATTATAATTTCCTCTGCAGAAAAATTTATCGAACTTGAAGATTCTTATGGCGCACATAATTATCACCCATTGCCTGTGGTCCTGAAAAGAGGACTTGGAGCCGTAGTTTGGGATGTGGATGATAAGGAATATTTGGATTTTCTTTCAGCTTATTCTGCAGTAAACCAAGGGCACTGTCATCCGCGTTTGGTGAAAGCCATGATCCAACAAGCAGAAGTATTGACTCTCACATCCAGGGCTTTTCACAATAATTTGCTGGGTGAATATGAATTTATGATGCACAAGGTATTTGGTTATGACAAACTCTTGCCAATGAACACGGGTGCAGAAGCAGTGGAAACAGCCATAAAATTATGCCGCAAATGGGCTTACCAAATCAAAGGAATCACTGAAAATAAAGCCAACATCATCGTATTTGAAGGAAATTTTCATGGTAGAACCATGGGACCTGTATCGATGTCAACAGACCCTGAAAGTTATTCCGGATTTGGACCTTATTTACCGGGGTTTATCAAAATTCCTTTTAATGATTTGGATGCATTGGCAAAAGCGCTTGAAGAGCCCAATGTAGCGGGATTTTTATTTGAACCTATCCAGGGCGAAGCCGGAGTGAAAATGCTTGCAGAAGGATTCTTGGCCAAAGCTTTCGATTTGTGTCGCGGCAAAGGAGTTTTGTTTATTGCAGATGAAATTCAAACCGGCCTTGCCCGTACTGGCAGAATGCTGGCTTGCGATCACGAGCATATCAGACCAGATATTGTGATTTTGGGCAAGGCTCTTTCCGGAGGACTACTGCCTATATCCGCAGTCCTGGCAGATGATGAGATCATGTTGTGTATTCAACCCGGACAGCACGGTTCTACATTTGGTGGAAACCCTCTTGCTTGTGCCGTGGCCATGCAAGCCATTGGAGTCATTCTGGATGAAGACCTTGCTGGAAGAGCTGACGTTCTGGGCCTTCGCTTACGAAAGGGATTGCAAGCCATTAGCGAAAAACACAAAATAATCAAAGAAGTGAGAGGCAAGGGTTTGCTCAACGCCATTGAAATTAATCAACCTGAAGACTCAAAACTAGCATGGAATCTATGCCTCAAAATGGCTGAGCGGGGACTACTTGCCAAACCAACCCATGGAAATATTATCCGACTTGCGCCACCACTCGTTATATCGGAAGCACAAATCGACCTGGCCTTGGAAATCATTCAGTCGAGCTTGCTGGATTAA
- a CDS encoding dephospho-CoA kinase encodes MLIAGLTGGIGSGKSMVATVFGWLGVPIYDSDKRAKILMSEHPELIQEIKDLFGKKAYTQDQQLNRSWIAGKVFNNEKLLSQLNAIVHPRVFEDFDQWVSVQQSTYVIKESALLHITLEKQAVDKIILVLASEKLRLKRVMSRDGLSSDQVKARMQHQIKDLEKVLKADYLIDNNGEIPVLPQILNIHHKICNFANQINT; translated from the coding sequence TTGCTCATTGCAGGTTTAACCGGAGGTATTGGAAGTGGAAAATCGATGGTTGCCACTGTCTTTGGCTGGCTTGGTGTACCCATTTACGATTCTGACAAAAGAGCTAAAATACTGATGTCAGAACATCCTGAATTGATACAGGAAATTAAAGATTTATTCGGCAAGAAGGCTTATACCCAAGACCAACAACTGAACCGATCATGGATTGCCGGTAAAGTATTCAACAATGAAAAACTTCTCAGCCAGCTGAATGCCATTGTTCATCCAAGGGTATTTGAAGACTTTGATCAATGGGTTTCTGTTCAACAATCCACTTATGTTATCAAAGAATCCGCCTTGCTTCATATCACTCTGGAAAAACAAGCAGTGGATAAAATAATTCTCGTGTTGGCCTCTGAAAAGCTCAGGTTGAAACGTGTAATGTCAAGAGATGGTCTTAGCTCAGATCAGGTAAAAGCCAGGATGCAACATCAAATCAAAGACCTCGAAAAAGTCCTAAAGGCAGATTATCTCATCGACAACAATGGCGAGATTCCAGTGCTGCCACAAATTTTGAACATCCATCACAAAATATGTAATTTTGCGAACCAAATAAATACATGA
- a CDS encoding YigZ family protein, protein MNIEASFYHSIGESAEGIYQEKGSKFIAYAIPCSDENQLKKYIEHFSQQHPKARHICHAWKSGPDLNLNRSSDDGEPSGSAGKPMFQQIESHQLMAVAIICIRYFGGIKLGSSGLSKAYKTAAKLALDQAQPIQIHIMVCYQIESNEENISILYGIIKNLGIQMNETGPRFLKICIPKADHENLIQKIKIRFEKNQYEPSQDRFVLLHCKIQKL, encoded by the coding sequence ATGAATATCGAAGCTTCTTTTTACCATAGCATTGGAGAATCCGCTGAAGGCATTTATCAGGAGAAGGGTAGCAAATTTATAGCCTATGCGATCCCCTGTTCTGATGAAAATCAACTCAAGAAATACATAGAACATTTTAGTCAACAACACCCCAAAGCCAGGCATATTTGTCACGCCTGGAAGTCAGGTCCGGATTTAAATCTCAACAGATCATCGGATGACGGAGAGCCATCTGGGAGTGCAGGCAAGCCAATGTTTCAACAAATCGAAAGCCATCAATTGATGGCTGTTGCAATTATTTGCATTCGATATTTTGGTGGTATAAAATTGGGCAGCTCTGGTCTGTCCAAGGCCTATAAAACTGCTGCGAAACTGGCATTGGATCAGGCTCAGCCAATACAAATCCATATCATGGTATGCTACCAGATTGAAAGCAATGAAGAGAATATTTCCATCTTATATGGCATCATTAAAAATCTTGGAATTCAAATGAACGAAACCGGACCCCGCTTTTTGAAAATTTGCATCCCGAAAGCAGATCATGAAAACTTGATTCAAAAAATCAAAATTCGATTTGAAAAAAATCAATACGAACCAAGCCAGGATAGATTTGTTCTCCTACATTGTAAAATCCAAAAACTGTAA
- a CDS encoding DoxX family protein: MTIISLNIYIAIVAIVLTWVASKKAEIFQSWFDSFLQNFCGALFIFSGFVKAVDPMGTAYKMEEYFKEFEQMANGSFLAFMADLFPFMLQYAVGFSVTMIVLEIVVGIALIIGSYKKLTAWLFFLIMVFFTKLTGYTFLTGYVPQGVNFFEFSSWGDWDKTLMRVQNCGCFGDFLKLDPRTSFLKDVFLMIPAILFLFRYKSWHSFFSPSIRKVIMALSIAGFLLFCLTNFVWREPMIDFRPFAIGTDVRTAKENEMEAMAKVSIVGWKLRNRNSGEIKDLSDADYMGNLASYPKTDWEVLDQIKSEPSIPITKISDFVIYDLEGNDVTYKILDEERSQLMINCPKMYFTSRSESVMRSDTVYRNDTIWDKSIKDSFQVTRTIEEIKQLEEKRNVYTWDQKFLNLLKNKILPLADSLKNDGLATCLVAGGTGEEALKDLIDSQNLTIPVYTADDILLKTIMRSNPGLILWRNGKIIYKWHYAALPEASLVRRDYLR, from the coding sequence ATGACCATTATCAGCTTAAATATTTATATTGCCATCGTAGCAATCGTTTTGACTTGGGTCGCAAGCAAAAAGGCAGAGATTTTTCAAAGTTGGTTTGACAGTTTTTTACAGAATTTCTGTGGTGCTTTGTTTATTTTTTCCGGATTTGTCAAAGCAGTCGATCCTATGGGCACGGCATACAAAATGGAAGAGTATTTCAAAGAGTTTGAGCAAATGGCCAATGGAAGTTTTCTTGCCTTTATGGCAGACCTGTTTCCATTTATGCTACAATATGCAGTGGGGTTTTCAGTAACGATGATTGTTTTGGAAATTGTGGTTGGCATTGCATTGATCATTGGATCTTATAAGAAGTTAACGGCATGGTTATTTTTCCTGATTATGGTGTTCTTTACCAAATTAACCGGATATACTTTTTTGACAGGTTACGTGCCTCAAGGTGTTAATTTCTTTGAATTTTCAAGCTGGGGAGATTGGGATAAAACCCTCATGAGGGTCCAAAACTGTGGTTGTTTCGGAGATTTCTTAAAGCTGGATCCCCGTACATCCTTTTTAAAAGATGTTTTCCTGATGATTCCGGCGATTTTATTTTTGTTCAGGTATAAGAGTTGGCATTCCTTCTTTTCGCCATCCATTCGAAAAGTCATCATGGCGCTTTCGATAGCGGGTTTCCTATTGTTTTGTTTGACAAATTTTGTCTGGCGGGAACCCATGATTGATTTCAGGCCATTTGCCATCGGGACCGATGTTCGAACAGCGAAAGAAAATGAAATGGAGGCCATGGCCAAAGTCAGCATTGTGGGATGGAAGTTGCGAAACAGAAATTCGGGTGAAATTAAAGATCTGAGTGACGCTGACTATATGGGTAATCTTGCGTCTTATCCAAAGACGGATTGGGAAGTATTGGATCAAATCAAAAGTGAACCAAGCATTCCTATCACCAAAATTTCCGATTTTGTGATATACGACCTTGAAGGAAATGATGTTACCTACAAAATATTGGATGAAGAGAGAAGCCAACTGATGATCAATTGTCCAAAAATGTACTTTACAAGTAGGTCTGAATCCGTGATGAGATCTGATACAGTCTATCGAAATGACACCATTTGGGATAAATCAATAAAGGATTCGTTTCAAGTAACTAGGACCATTGAAGAAATCAAGCAGCTTGAAGAGAAAAGAAACGTCTATACCTGGGATCAAAAATTCCTTAATCTTTTGAAAAATAAGATCTTGCCTTTAGCGGATTCGTTGAAAAACGATGGTTTGGCTACCTGCCTGGTGGCCGGGGGTACAGGTGAAGAGGCGCTTAAAGATTTGATTGATAGTCAGAACTTGACTATTCCGGTATATACTGCGGATGATATCCTCTTGAAGACGATCATGAGATCCAATCCTGGACTGATCCTGTGGAGAAATGGTAAAATTATCTACAAATGGCATTATGCCGCATTGCCAGAAGCTTCATTGGTTCGAAGGGATTATTTGAGATAG